Part of the Tolypothrix sp. PCC 7910 genome, TGGTGACTGGGGATTGGGGATTGGTGACTGGGGGAAATAATTATGCCCATTACCCATGATCAATGCCCAATGCCCCATCCCCCATTCCCTACTTTGGTACTTCCGTTTTTTCAGGCAATTCTTGGGGTACTTCTATGTTTGTGCGTTTGGAAAATCCCCAAGCTAGGATAAGACCGATCGCAGTAATCATTAACCATTCGGGTGGAACTAAGCTATCGTTTACCACCTTCAATAACAGACGCAAACCTACAAATGCCACAGTAATATAGCCTGCGTCTTCTAGGTTTTCAAATTCGTCTAACCAACGAATAAATAATTCCGCCATGAAGCGCAGGGTAATGATCCCAATGGTTGCACCTGTTAGCACCAACCATCTTTCTTGAGAAACTGCGATCGCAGTTGTCACGCTATCTAAAGAAAATGCCATATCAGTAAAAGCTATTACTGGTATCGCCTGCCACAAAGAACTAAAACGCGGCCCGTGATGGTGATTCTCTTCATCTGTTTCTTGGGACGTGAAATGTTGGAATACTAGCCATAGTAGATAAGCAGCACCCAGAAGTTCAAATTGCCAAAGGTTTTGTACCCAAGTAGCCGTCAGGATTAATGTAATCCGTAGCACATAGGCAACAACCAAGCCCAAATTCAGCGCCTGACGCTCAACTTTTTTGTCTTCCAATCCTTGAGCGATCGCAGCGAGGGCGATCGCATTATCAGCAGATAGCACCGCTTCTAAAAACACCAGGATAAGCAGAACTATAGGAGCTTCAACGCTAAAGTGAAAATGAAGATAATCAAAAATTTGGTCTAGCATTCCAAGTATCTCAAGCAGCGTAAATTAAAAATTAACAGGAGCAACGAATTTCATCCTCTAAAGTGCAAGCAATTGCTACTTTTATCCAGCTTAACGTGGCTGTGGTTGATTCTAAAGACTCTGGAATTGGCGTAATCACAGGGTAGTTAGAGTCTGTTGAGTGTAGCATGACACACCAGAAGTCTTAACATTCTCTTAAAAAAACTCTCTATAAATCAAGTACGGAAATACCCAAATTAATTCCTATCTACCGACTTGTTGCAAAAAGCTAGGATCTATATAAAAACTTTTATTTGATTGACTGTTACTTGATGTCATACCAATTTCAGGTTTAAGAACACAACATTTTTGGAACCAGACAATTAATTGATATGACAAATCACAAGCCCATAAATAAGAACGTAGCCCTCAAGATGACCGAAAGCGTTGAAAAATAGGATTTTCTCTAAGATTCTGACTGGTAGGAGGTATTACTATAAAGACAATACTTTAGGAATCTTAATAATGAATTTAACTACCCAGCAGTTACCTTCAGTCACTTTAGAAAAATTCCTTTGGACTTGGCGAGGTTATAAAATTCAGTACACTGTCATGGGTACAGGAGAACCCCTTGTACTAGTGCATGGCTTTGGCGCTTCTATGGGACATTGGCGCAAAAATATCCCAGTTTTAGCAAAGGCTGGTTATCAAGTTTTCGCTGTAGATTTGTTGGGTTTTGGTGGTTCCGAAAAAGCACCAATTGATTACAGCCTAGAAATTTGGGTAGAACTGCTCAAAGATTTTTGGTATGCACACATCAAACAACCTGCCGTATTTATCGGTAACTCCATTGGTGCATTAATTAGCTTAATGGTACTGGCAGAACATCCAGAAATTGCTGCAGGTGGTGTTTTAATTAACTCTGCTGGTGGTTTGAGCCATCGTCCCCATGAATTGAACCCACCGCTACGGGTTGTGATGGCAGCATTCAACAGAGTAGTGCGATCGCCCCTCACAGGCAAGCTTGTCTTTAACCGCATCCGTCAAAAATCCCAAATTCGCCGCACACTTTATCAGGTTTATCGTAACCGAGAAGCTGTTACTGATGAATTAGTTGATTTACTTTATACCCCAGCTTGCGATCCAGGCGCGCAGAAAGTCTTTGCATCGATTCTTACAGCCCCTGCTGGGCCTACTCCTGGGGAACTTTTGCCTAAGGTTGAACGTCCTTTATTAGTAATTTGGGGTGCTGACGATCCTTGGACACCAATTACGGGGGCAAAGATTTACGAAGAAGCGCGTGAGAATGGTAAAGCCATCAAAGTTATCCCCATTCCCAACGCTGGTCATTGTCCTCATGATGAAGTTCCAGATATTGTCAATTCCCAAATTGTGGATTGGCTAGCGCAAAGGTGATGATTTCGCGCATGGGCATCTTTTAGATGTCTATGCGCCTTTGTGACAAGGTGCTATTAACTTGTTAGCAATCCACATCAACCCCTGAAGTCTGAAGTTAAAGGATAAAGGATGAAACAAGATGCAAGTTATATCCATGAGCATTCAGAGTCATAGTAGAGGTAATTTCACACTTCATACCTCATACTTCATCCTTTAGCCTTCAGCCTTCAATTGACCAAATCAAATTGTGTGGTAATTGTCTATGGGACTTGATGTGCAAAATGGATATCAAGGGAATATTCCCGTCAATAAATATCCAGATTTTTCTCAGCAAGGCTATCAAGTTATCCGAGAACTAGGACGCAATCGACAAGCAGGACGTACTACGTATTTAGCTCATGCGCTTAAAACTGAGCAAAAAATCGTAATTAAAGAGTTCCGTTTTGCCAATGCGATTCCTGATTCGTCAGTTGTAAAAGCTTATGAAAGTGAAATTGCAATTCTTCAACAAATAAATCATTCACGCATTCCCCACTATGTCGATTCTTTTGCAACACCATCGGGTTTTTATATGTTGCAGGAATATAAAAATGCTCCTTCTTTAGTTTCACAATGTAACTTTCAGCCAGAAGAAATCAAAAAAGTTGCTATCTCAGTTTTAGAAATTTTGGTTGATTTACAAAAGCGAGTTTCTCCAATTATCCATCGGGATATAAAACCAGAAAATTTGTTAGTTGATCAGCAATTCAACGCTTACTTAGTAGATTTTGGTTTGGCTCGCAACAAAGGGGAAAAAATGACTCTCAGCAGTTTTGCTGTTGGCACCCCAGGTTTTATGCCACCAGAAGAACAATTTGGTTATCCTTTAACAGAAGCATCAGATTTATATAGTTTAGGAGCAACATTGATTTGCTTACTGACTAATACTCGTTCTGTAAATATTAGTCATTTAATTGATGATAAGTATCGCTTTAATGTGCAAAAAATACTGCCTCAAATCAACCCATATTTCAAGCACTGGCTAATGAAAATGGTAGAACATAAACGCCAGCATCGATATGCTAATGCAGTAGTTGCTTTAGAAGTATTAAAAACAATTCCAGTACTTGGAAATGCTACAGCATTGGAGAATTTAGCGGCTACTATCAAAACTAGAAAGAAAATTTTTGTGTTGGGATTAGCAACTATTGGTACAATCGCTACTGCTGGAAAAACCTTGATAATAGCCCAATCAGAAACTACAAATAAGCAAGCACTAGAAGCAAGAGAATGTCACGCATTTAATGCAATTGCTAGTTGTCTCAATAAACCCAACCATTAAGAGAGCATTTATAAAGTGAAACTTCAGTAGGGTGTGTTACGGCTATGAAAGGATGTAGGACACAGAGACAATGAAATTTAGCCGTAACGCACCGCCGCGTAGATGGTGCGTTAGGCGCTGAGTATATAATTTACTTCAGGTGAATAATACGCTGTTATAGTAAACTGCCTTTAGCAAATCAACTTGCTTGCAGTAATTTTGACAGCGTTGTGAAGAAAATCCTGATTTTATCTGCTAATCCTACGAATACAGACAAACTACGCCTGGATGAAGAAGTGCGGGAAATTCAGGCTGGTTTGGAACGCGCCAGAAGCCGAGATCAGTTTGAAATTATCACGAAATGGGCAGTCAGGACTGATGATTTACGGCGTGCGCTTTTAGATTATGAACCGGAGATAGTTCACTTTTCTGGGCATGGTGCGGGAAATCAAGGTTTGGCGTTAGAAAATAATGCTGGAGAAATGCAGTTAGTAAGTACGGCTGCGTTGGCAAGATTATTTAAGTTATTTAAAAATCAGATTGAGTGTGTATTGTTGAATGCTTGTTATAGCGAAGTACAAGCTGTAGCGATTCATCAACATATTGATTGTGTAGTGGGTATGAGTCAAGCGATTGGCGATCGCGCGGCGATTGAATTTGCTGTAGGCTTTTATGATGCGCTGGGGGCCGATAGAACCTATGAGGAAGCTTATGAGTTTGGTTGTACTGCTATTGATTTAGAGAATATTCCTGAGTCGGCAACCCCAGTGTTAAAAAGTAGGAATAATTTAACAGATAATTCAGAAACGAATCAAGGAACTTCTCAAAAATCAACACCGGAAGTCAAAGTAATTACTCTAGAAAATCCTGAAGGGCAAGTACCTCTAGATTCTGCTTTTTATGTTGAGCGTCCGCCAATTGAAACGGACTGTTATGAAACTATTCTCAAACCTGGGGCATTAATTAGGATTAAAGCGCCTCGGCAGATGGGTAAAACTTCTTTGATGACGCGGATTCTTAATCATGCTCATCAACATGATTATCAATATGCATCTGTGAATTTTCAATCAGCAGATGCCGAGTTTCTGAGTAGCTTGGATTTATTTTTACAGTGGTTTTGTGCCAGTATCACTAATGAATTAAATATTCCTGTGAAGTTAGAAGATTATTGGCAGGGGATTTTGGGTAGCAAAAATAAATGTACAAATTACTTTCAACGCTATTTATTACCTGCAATTAATAGTCCTATTGCTTTGGGATTGGATGAAGTAGATGAAGTTTTCAAACATCCGGTAATTGCGGCAGATTTTTTTGGCTTGCTACGGGCTTGGCATGAACGCTCAAAAAATGAAGTAGTCTGGAAAAATCTCAGGTTGGTGATTGCTCATTCTAAAGAAGTTTACATTCCATTAAATATTAATCAGTCACCTTTTAATGTGGGTTTACCAATTGAATTACCAGATTTAAATCATTCACAAGTACAGGATTTAGTCAAGCGTCACGGTATAAATTGGCCTGATTCCCAGGTGGAAGAATTAAGAAAATTGGTTGATGGTCATCCTTATTTAGTGAGGGTAGCACTTTATGAAATTGCTCGTGGTAGGATCACCCTGCCGAAACTACAGCAAATTGCCGCCACAGAAGAAGGCCCTTATAGCGATCATTTGCGTCGCCATTGGCTAAATTTGCAAATAGACGCAGAGTTATTAGCTGCAATTGCACAAGTAGTAACAGCAGATTCTCCTGTGAATGTGGGAGTAGAAGCAGCGTTTAAACTCCGCAGTATGGGACTGGTGAAATTTCAGGGTAATGATGTGATACCTTTGTGTGATTTATATAGGCAATATTTTTCTGCGCGCCTGGGAATTAAACAAGGCAATTCCCCCACATAAAGTAGGGTGTGTTGTCGCGCAGCGCAACGCACCGTCAAAAATGTCATGAATTTAGATTTATCAAACTGATTCAAATGTGTAATTCCGCAATATGCTCTATCCGATTTATTTGCTTTAGATAGTCGAGATGACCTTTATACAGTCATCAAAATATTAAAACGCCTAGCTGATTTAATTCGTAATTCATAGTTCGTAATTGATAGATTTCATCTGCTAACCTGCCCACATTTATGACAAAGTACCAGTATCAAGTCGGGGGTAGTTTGCCCCAAGATGCGCCAACTTATGTCAGACGACAAGCTGACGATGACATCTATGCAGGCTTGACTCAGGGTGAATTTTGTTACGTCCTCAATTCGCGGCAGATGGGGAAATCTAGCTTGCGGGTGCAGGTGATGCAGCGCTTACAGGCGGAGGGGTTTGCCTGTGCCAATATTGATATTACTGCGATCGGGACGGCAGATATTACCCC contains:
- a CDS encoding TerC family protein — encoded protein: MLDQIFDYLHFHFSVEAPIVLLILVFLEAVLSADNAIALAAIAQGLEDKKVERQALNLGLVVAYVLRITLILTATWVQNLWQFELLGAAYLLWLVFQHFTSQETDEENHHHGPRFSSLWQAIPVIAFTDMAFSLDSVTTAIAVSQERWLVLTGATIGIITLRFMAELFIRWLDEFENLEDAGYITVAFVGLRLLLKVVNDSLVPPEWLMITAIGLILAWGFSKRTNIEVPQELPEKTEVPK
- a CDS encoding alpha/beta fold hydrolase, with translation MNLTTQQLPSVTLEKFLWTWRGYKIQYTVMGTGEPLVLVHGFGASMGHWRKNIPVLAKAGYQVFAVDLLGFGGSEKAPIDYSLEIWVELLKDFWYAHIKQPAVFIGNSIGALISLMVLAEHPEIAAGGVLINSAGGLSHRPHELNPPLRVVMAAFNRVVRSPLTGKLVFNRIRQKSQIRRTLYQVYRNREAVTDELVDLLYTPACDPGAQKVFASILTAPAGPTPGELLPKVERPLLVIWGADDPWTPITGAKIYEEARENGKAIKVIPIPNAGHCPHDEVPDIVNSQIVDWLAQR
- a CDS encoding serine/threonine-protein kinase, whose product is MGLDVQNGYQGNIPVNKYPDFSQQGYQVIRELGRNRQAGRTTYLAHALKTEQKIVIKEFRFANAIPDSSVVKAYESEIAILQQINHSRIPHYVDSFATPSGFYMLQEYKNAPSLVSQCNFQPEEIKKVAISVLEILVDLQKRVSPIIHRDIKPENLLVDQQFNAYLVDFGLARNKGEKMTLSSFAVGTPGFMPPEEQFGYPLTEASDLYSLGATLICLLTNTRSVNISHLIDDKYRFNVQKILPQINPYFKHWLMKMVEHKRQHRYANAVVALEVLKTIPVLGNATALENLAATIKTRKKIFVLGLATIGTIATAGKTLIIAQSETTNKQALEARECHAFNAIASCLNKPNH
- a CDS encoding AAA-like domain-containing protein; the encoded protein is MKKILILSANPTNTDKLRLDEEVREIQAGLERARSRDQFEIITKWAVRTDDLRRALLDYEPEIVHFSGHGAGNQGLALENNAGEMQLVSTAALARLFKLFKNQIECVLLNACYSEVQAVAIHQHIDCVVGMSQAIGDRAAIEFAVGFYDALGADRTYEEAYEFGCTAIDLENIPESATPVLKSRNNLTDNSETNQGTSQKSTPEVKVITLENPEGQVPLDSAFYVERPPIETDCYETILKPGALIRIKAPRQMGKTSLMTRILNHAHQHDYQYASVNFQSADAEFLSSLDLFLQWFCASITNELNIPVKLEDYWQGILGSKNKCTNYFQRYLLPAINSPIALGLDEVDEVFKHPVIAADFFGLLRAWHERSKNEVVWKNLRLVIAHSKEVYIPLNINQSPFNVGLPIELPDLNHSQVQDLVKRHGINWPDSQVEELRKLVDGHPYLVRVALYEIARGRITLPKLQQIAATEEGPYSDHLRRHWLNLQIDAELLAAIAQVVTADSPVNVGVEAAFKLRSMGLVKFQGNDVIPLCDLYRQYFSARLGIKQGNSPT